A DNA window from Pseudomonas resinovorans NBRC 106553 contains the following coding sequences:
- a CDS encoding LysR family transcriptional regulator, whose translation MTRNDLRRADINLLVVFESMMRERNVTRVSEKLFLGQPTISSALGRLRAMFNDPLFIRSGRVMEPTARAMEIYARLTPALDSIAAALSCSQVFDPLTCNSAFHIGLSDDVEYALLPRLMQHLRKEAPNMTLVVRRADQWQLPQLLLSGDISLGISHTHDLPANSRRRALRLMRPMLLRADTADESLDLDGFCRRPHVVVSSMGNVIDDADHALSLLGRQRKVVLAVPQFSALPALLAGSDMVALVPDYVALAMAQREGLRAEFAPLDLPAPDLSMVWRGASHDDPRERWLRSRFCFYLGQEQEWERTQAVA comes from the coding sequence ATGACCAGAAACGACCTGCGGCGTGCCGACATCAATCTGCTGGTGGTGTTCGAAAGCATGATGCGTGAACGCAACGTCACCCGTGTCAGCGAGAAGCTGTTCCTCGGCCAACCCACCATCAGCAGCGCCCTTGGGCGCTTGCGCGCGATGTTCAACGACCCGCTGTTCATACGCAGCGGCCGGGTGATGGAGCCGACGGCCCGCGCCATGGAGATCTACGCGCGACTGACGCCGGCCCTCGACAGCATCGCTGCCGCCCTGAGCTGCAGCCAGGTCTTCGACCCGTTGACCTGCAACTCGGCGTTCCACATCGGCCTTTCCGACGACGTCGAGTACGCCTTGCTACCGCGCCTGATGCAGCACCTGCGCAAGGAGGCGCCGAACATGACCCTGGTGGTGCGTCGGGCGGATCAATGGCAGCTCCCGCAATTGCTGCTGTCGGGGGATATTTCCCTCGGCATCAGCCACACCCATGACCTGCCGGCCAACTCCCGGCGCAGGGCGCTGCGACTCATGCGGCCCATGCTGCTGCGGGCGGACACGGCGGACGAGAGCCTGGACCTGGATGGGTTCTGCCGGCGCCCCCATGTGGTGGTGTCGTCCATGGGCAATGTGATCGACGATGCCGACCACGCGCTGAGCCTGCTGGGCCGCCAACGCAAGGTGGTGCTGGCGGTGCCGCAGTTCAGCGCCTTGCCTGCGCTGTTGGCCGGCAGCGACATGGTCGCCCTGGTGCCGGACTACGTCGCCCTGGCCATGGCGCAGCGGGAGGGCCTGCGTGCCGAGTTCGCGCCGCTCGACCTGCCGGCGCCGGACCTGTCCATGGTCTGGCGTGGCGCCAGCCATGACGATCCGCGCGAGCGCTGGCTGCGTTCGCGGTTCTGCTTCTACCTCGGCCAGGAGCAGGAGTGGGAGCGGACCCAGGCGGTGGCCTGA
- a CDS encoding response regulator transcription factor produces MTERFPSSHEGSTEPFVFVVDDDAPLREALGSLLRSVGFRVGLFGSAADFMAFKRPEVPSCMVLDVRLKGTNGLDLQNQLAAAGIDLPIVFITGYGDIAMTVRAMKAGAVDFLTKPFREQDLLDAITVALDRDRTRREAERGLAAVRSRYATLTAREQSVMALAVSGLLNKQIAGEIGLSEITVKTHRGQAMRKMNARSFADLVRMAQALGVSRPL; encoded by the coding sequence ATGACTGAACGATTTCCTTCGAGCCACGAAGGCAGCACCGAACCCTTCGTATTCGTCGTGGACGACGACGCCCCGCTTCGGGAAGCCCTGGGCAGCCTGCTGCGCTCGGTCGGCTTCAGGGTCGGCCTGTTCGGCTCGGCCGCCGACTTCATGGCGTTCAAACGTCCCGAGGTGCCCAGCTGCATGGTGCTGGACGTGAGGCTCAAGGGCACCAATGGCCTGGACTTGCAGAATCAACTGGCGGCGGCCGGGATCGACCTGCCGATCGTCTTCATCACCGGCTACGGCGACATCGCCATGACCGTGCGCGCCATGAAGGCCGGCGCCGTGGACTTCCTGACCAAACCCTTCCGCGAGCAGGACCTGCTGGATGCCATCACGGTTGCCCTCGACCGGGACAGGACGCGCCGCGAGGCCGAACGGGGGCTCGCAGCGGTGCGCAGCCGCTATGCCACCCTCACGGCCCGCGAACAGAGCGTGATGGCACTGGCCGTGTCGGGCCTGTTGAACAAGCAGATCGCCGGGGAAATCGGCCTGAGCGAAATCACCGTGAAGACCCATCGGGGCCAGGCCATGCGAAAAATGAACGCGCGCTCCTTTGCTGATCTGGTGCGCATGGCGCAAGCGCTTGGCGTAAGCCGGCCACTATAG
- a CDS encoding NAD(P)/FAD-dependent oxidoreductase: MKRHILVIGAGFGGVWSALSAARLLDKHDRNDVDITVLAPQAELRIRPRFYEADVHKMSAPLGDLFASVGVHFVKGAANSIDEQAKTVGYLDESGQPAKLQYDRLVLAAGSNVIRPNVEGMQQYAFDVDQIEQATQLERHIKSLKDQPYSAARNTVVVAGGGFTGIETATEMPARLRAALGDDSEVRVIVVDRGPKIAAALGDGIRPAITEASEYLGIEWVLGATVASVDADGVTLADGKRIDAKTVIWTVGFRANPLTEQLTGVRDAQGRLHVDNNLKVFGQSDVFAAGDVAYAATDDLGNFAAMSCQHAISLGRHAGNNVAADLLGVEPTPYRQPKYVTCLDLGAWGAVFTEGWDRQLKLVKQEAKDLKTQINTIWIYPPAADRATALAAADPMIPVA, encoded by the coding sequence ATGAAACGGCATATTCTGGTTATCGGCGCAGGATTCGGTGGAGTATGGAGCGCCTTGAGTGCTGCCCGCCTTCTGGACAAGCATGATCGCAACGACGTGGACATCACCGTGCTCGCTCCCCAGGCCGAACTGCGAATTCGCCCGCGCTTCTACGAAGCCGACGTGCACAAGATGTCCGCGCCCTTGGGCGACCTGTTCGCGTCGGTTGGCGTGCACTTCGTCAAAGGCGCGGCCAACAGCATCGACGAACAGGCAAAGACCGTCGGCTACCTCGACGAGTCCGGCCAACCCGCCAAGCTGCAGTACGACCGACTGGTGCTGGCGGCGGGCAGCAATGTGATCCGCCCGAATGTCGAGGGCATGCAGCAATACGCCTTCGATGTGGACCAGATCGAACAGGCGACCCAGCTGGAACGGCATATCAAGTCCCTCAAGGACCAGCCCTACAGCGCCGCGCGCAATACCGTGGTGGTGGCCGGTGGCGGCTTCACCGGCATCGAAACCGCCACCGAGATGCCGGCCCGCCTGCGCGCCGCCCTGGGTGACGACAGCGAGGTTCGGGTGATTGTCGTGGACCGGGGTCCGAAGATCGCCGCGGCCCTGGGCGATGGCATCCGCCCCGCCATCACCGAGGCCTCCGAGTACCTGGGCATCGAATGGGTGCTGGGCGCCACCGTGGCCTCGGTCGACGCCGACGGCGTAACCCTGGCCGATGGCAAGCGCATCGACGCCAAGACGGTGATCTGGACCGTCGGCTTCCGCGCCAACCCGCTCACCGAGCAACTCACCGGCGTACGCGACGCCCAGGGCCGACTGCACGTCGACAACAACCTGAAGGTATTCGGCCAGAGCGACGTATTCGCCGCCGGCGATGTGGCCTACGCCGCCACCGACGATCTCGGCAACTTCGCCGCCATGTCCTGCCAGCACGCGATCTCCCTGGGTCGCCACGCCGGCAACAACGTGGCCGCCGACCTGCTGGGCGTCGAGCCCACCCCCTACCGCCAGCCCAAGTACGTGACCTGCCTGGACCTCGGCGCCTGGGGCGCGGTGTTCACCGAAGGCTGGGATCGCCAACTCAAGCTGGTGAAGCAGGAAGCCAAGGACCTCAAGACCCAGATCAACACCATCTGGATCTATCCGCCGGCGGCCGACCGCGCCACCGCCCTGGCAGCGGCCGACCCGATGATCCCGGTGGCCTGA
- a CDS encoding DinB family protein: MINLRTASMLAHYKQWVDQRLFADLAALPPEEVSKERVSLCKSIIGTLNHIHVVDCIWRAHLEHREHGYKTRLEVPYPELADLWPAQRAMNEWFVDWSDRQTDESLNQPVEFVFCSGDPGVMTAGAMLMHVVNHASYHRGSVIQMYFEIPARPPITDLPVFLREAFPLYTSA, from the coding sequence ATGATCAACCTTCGCACCGCCAGCATGCTTGCCCACTACAAGCAGTGGGTCGACCAGCGGCTTTTCGCGGACCTGGCCGCACTGCCCCCGGAGGAGGTGAGCAAGGAGCGCGTGTCCCTGTGCAAGAGCATCATAGGTACCCTCAATCACATCCACGTTGTCGATTGCATCTGGCGCGCCCACCTGGAACACCGGGAGCATGGCTACAAGACGCGACTGGAAGTGCCCTACCCCGAACTGGCCGACCTCTGGCCGGCGCAACGGGCCATGAATGAATGGTTCGTGGACTGGAGCGACAGGCAGACCGACGAATCCCTGAACCAGCCGGTGGAGTTCGTCTTCTGCTCGGGGGACCCCGGCGTCATGACCGCCGGCGCAATGCTGATGCATGTGGTCAACCACGCGTCCTATCACCGTGGGAGCGTGATCCAGATGTATTTCGAGATTCCCGCCAGGCCGCCGATAACCGACCTCCCGGTATTTCTGCGGGAGGCCTTTCCGCTGTACACCAGCGCCTGA
- a CDS encoding LysR family transcriptional regulator, with protein MNRNDLRRVDINLLVVFETLMFEKNLTRASEKLFLGQPAVSAALARLRDLFDDPLLIRNGRSYEPTKRALDILRELQPALDTISSAVSRAKDFDPATFRDTFRIGLSDDVEFGLFPPLLNQIRREAPEAIVVVRRVNYLLISSMLGSGEISVGVSYTTDLPANAKRKRLRDLHCKILRGDDRPGALTLDDYCERPHALVSFSGDLCGNIDNDLARLGRSRRVVLAVPQFSGLRSILAGTEMLATVPDFAAQALIDGCGLRADEPPFPIVASELSMAWSAGTDNDPAERWLRERIAEHMAAPSA; from the coding sequence ATGAACCGGAACGATCTACGCCGTGTGGACATCAACTTGCTGGTGGTCTTCGAGACCCTGATGTTCGAGAAGAACCTGACCCGCGCTTCGGAAAAGCTGTTTCTCGGCCAGCCTGCCGTCAGCGCGGCGCTGGCACGCCTGCGCGACCTGTTCGACGATCCCTTGCTGATCCGCAACGGGCGCAGCTACGAGCCCACCAAGCGCGCCCTGGATATCCTCAGGGAGCTGCAGCCGGCCCTGGACACCATCTCCAGCGCCGTGAGCCGGGCGAAGGATTTCGACCCGGCGACCTTCCGCGACACCTTCCGCATCGGGCTGTCGGACGATGTCGAGTTCGGCCTGTTCCCGCCGCTGCTCAACCAGATCCGCCGGGAGGCGCCCGAGGCCATAGTCGTGGTGCGGCGGGTCAACTACCTGCTGATTTCCTCCATGCTCGGCTCCGGGGAGATATCGGTGGGGGTCAGCTACACCACGGACCTGCCGGCCAACGCCAAGCGCAAGCGGCTGCGTGACCTGCATTGCAAGATCCTGCGGGGCGACGACCGGCCCGGCGCGCTGACCCTGGATGACTACTGCGAGCGTCCCCATGCGCTGGTGTCGTTCTCGGGCGATCTGTGCGGGAACATCGACAACGACCTCGCCCGGCTCGGCCGGTCCCGCCGGGTGGTGCTGGCGGTGCCGCAGTTCAGCGGCCTGCGCTCGATCCTGGCCGGTACGGAAATGCTCGCCACGGTGCCCGACTTCGCCGCCCAGGCGTTGATCGACGGCTGCGGCCTGCGCGCCGATGAGCCGCCGTTCCCCATCGTCGCGTCCGAACTGTCCATGGCCTGGAGCGCCGGGACCGACAACGATCCCGCCGAGCGCTGGCTGCGCGAACGCATCGCCGAGCACATGGCCGCCCCTTCAGCCTGA
- a CDS encoding SDR family oxidoreductase: protein MKIVVIGGTGLIGSQLCNNLRQKGHEVLAASPKSGVNAVTGEGLQAALQGAQVVVDVANSPSFEDAAVLEFFEQSGRNLAVAEKAAGVKHHVALSVVGTERMLGSGYFRAKMAQEKLIKSSGVPYSILRATQFFEFIGAIAYSGTQGDSVRLPDAALQPIASADVAAALADVALQAPGNQTREVAGPERRPIAYFVKTYLQHNGDQREVVADAEATYFGAPIDDQSLTPGADPILGPTHFDAWLRTSATAR from the coding sequence ATGAAGATCGTCGTCATTGGCGGTACGGGCCTGATCGGCAGCCAGTTGTGTAACAACCTGCGGCAAAAGGGCCATGAGGTCCTCGCCGCCTCGCCGAAATCCGGGGTCAACGCCGTAACCGGCGAGGGCCTGCAGGCGGCGCTGCAAGGCGCCCAGGTGGTGGTCGACGTGGCCAACTCCCCGTCGTTCGAGGACGCCGCCGTCCTGGAGTTCTTCGAACAATCCGGGCGCAACCTGGCCGTCGCGGAAAAGGCCGCCGGGGTGAAGCACCATGTCGCCCTCTCGGTGGTGGGCACCGAACGCATGCTCGGCAGCGGTTACTTCCGGGCCAAGATGGCCCAGGAGAAGCTGATCAAATCCTCGGGCGTGCCCTACTCCATCCTGCGGGCCACGCAGTTCTTCGAGTTCATCGGCGCCATCGCCTACTCCGGCACCCAGGGCGACAGCGTTCGCCTGCCCGACGCCGCCCTGCAGCCGATCGCCAGTGCCGACGTCGCGGCGGCACTGGCGGACGTCGCCCTGCAGGCGCCCGGCAACCAGACCCGCGAGGTGGCCGGGCCCGAGCGGCGGCCAATCGCCTACTTCGTCAAGACCTACCTGCAGCACAACGGGGACCAGCGGGAGGTGGTCGCCGATGCCGAGGCCACCTACTTCGGTGCGCCCATCGACGATCAGTCGCTGACCCCGGGTGCCGACCCGATCCTCGGCCCGACCCACTTCGACGCCTGGCTCAGGACCAGCGCCACCGCGCGTTGA
- a CDS encoding cupin domain-containing protein, with the protein MQNPYRAALLALLCSGFVMAQEQPATPPPPIVNSVMVKQLPDYPGKEVLILTVEYPPGGADPVHRHDAHGFVYVLEGSVVMGVAGSKEVTLNVGESFHEGPQDLHTVGRNASQDKPARFVVFLLKDVNKPPVIPVD; encoded by the coding sequence ATGCAGAACCCCTATCGCGCCGCCCTGCTGGCCCTCTTGTGCAGCGGATTCGTCATGGCCCAGGAACAGCCCGCCACCCCGCCGCCGCCGATCGTCAACAGCGTGATGGTCAAGCAGCTGCCGGATTACCCGGGCAAGGAAGTGCTGATACTCACCGTGGAGTATCCGCCCGGTGGCGCCGACCCGGTGCATCGGCACGACGCCCACGGCTTCGTCTATGTACTGGAAGGCTCCGTGGTCATGGGCGTGGCCGGCAGCAAGGAGGTCACGCTGAACGTCGGGGAAAGCTTCCATGAAGGACCGCAGGACCTGCACACGGTCGGCCGAAACGCCAGCCAGGACAAACCCGCGAGGTTCGTGGTGTTCCTGCTGAAGGACGTGAACAAGCCGCCGGTGATTCCCGTCGACTGA
- a CDS encoding alpha/beta fold hydrolase — protein sequence MNVALQNSATDKKRRPLLGLSILAAALIQFGAHQAQAAPGAEPAAPAATQQASPFGALKHVRAGLLDVAYAEVGPADGPVVILLHGWPYDIHSYDQVAPMLAAKGYRVLLPYARGYGDTRFLSEQSVRNGQPAALASDVIDFMDALKIERAVLGGYDWGARSADIVSALWPERVKALVSVSGYLIGNQAAGQNPLPPEAELQWWYQFYFATERGRAGYEKNTHDFAKLIWKLASPKWTFDDATFNRSAAALDNPDHVAITVFNYRWRLGLVQGESRYQALEQKLATAPSIGVPTITLEGDANGAPHPKAEDYAKRFTGKYEYRLITGGIGHNLPQEDPQAFAKAVVDADHL from the coding sequence ATGAATGTGGCACTGCAGAACTCAGCAACCGACAAGAAGCGCCGCCCCCTGCTCGGCCTGTCGATCCTCGCCGCCGCGCTGATCCAATTCGGCGCGCACCAGGCGCAAGCGGCCCCGGGCGCGGAGCCCGCCGCCCCTGCAGCCACGCAGCAAGCCTCTCCGTTCGGCGCGCTCAAGCATGTGCGGGCCGGGTTGCTCGATGTGGCCTACGCCGAAGTCGGCCCGGCCGATGGGCCGGTGGTCATCCTGCTGCACGGCTGGCCCTACGACATTCACAGCTATGACCAGGTCGCCCCGATGCTGGCGGCCAAGGGCTATCGCGTGCTGCTGCCCTACGCACGGGGCTACGGCGACACCCGCTTCCTCTCCGAGCAGTCCGTGCGCAACGGCCAACCCGCCGCCCTGGCCAGCGATGTCATCGACTTCATGGATGCACTCAAGATCGAGCGTGCCGTGCTCGGTGGTTACGATTGGGGGGCGCGCTCGGCGGACATCGTCTCCGCGCTCTGGCCGGAGCGGGTCAAGGCGCTGGTCTCGGTCAGCGGCTACCTGATCGGCAACCAGGCGGCGGGCCAGAACCCCCTGCCCCCCGAGGCCGAACTGCAATGGTGGTACCAGTTCTACTTCGCCACCGAGCGCGGCCGCGCCGGCTACGAAAAGAACACCCACGACTTCGCCAAGCTGATCTGGAAACTGGCATCGCCGAAATGGACCTTCGACGATGCCACCTTCAACCGCAGCGCGGCGGCCCTGGACAACCCGGACCACGTGGCCATCACCGTCTTCAACTACCGCTGGCGCCTGGGCCTGGTGCAGGGCGAAAGCCGCTACCAGGCCCTGGAGCAGAAACTCGCCACAGCGCCCTCGATCGGCGTACCGACCATCACCCTCGAAGGCGACGCCAACGGCGCTCCCCACCCCAAGGCGGAGGACTATGCCAAGCGTTTCACCGGCAAGTACGAGTACCGGCTGATCACCGGCGGCATCGGCCACAACCTGCCCCAGGAAGACCCGCAGGCGTTTGCCAAGGCGGTCGTCGATGCCGACCACCTCTGA